From the genome of Setaria viridis chromosome 1, Setaria_viridis_v4.0, whole genome shotgun sequence:
TTCTTGTCAGTCAAAGTAGCACAACTGTCCAGCAAGAAGGCGAGGACCAGCAAGCATGTCGTTGGCGCTGTCCCGAATGCTGATCGACAGGTTCTTCCCCGACaccggcgccgtcggcgacgcGCGGCCACCGATGGACTGGAAGGAGACGCGGGACGCGCACGTGTTCAGGATGGACGTCCCGGGCCTGGCCAAGGACCAGGTGGCCGTCGAGCTGGTGGACGGCCGCATCCTGCGCGTCCGCGGCGGCAAGTgggacgacgtcgccgccgccgccgccgacaaggACGGCGCGGTGCCGGGCCACggggaagggaaggaggagggcggcgacggcgccgtgaGGTGGCACTGCAGGGAGAGGCCCGGCGCGCGAGCGTTCGAGACGCAGTTCCGGCTGccggacgacgcggcggcggacgaggtgCGCGCGGCCATGGTGGACGGGGTGCTCACGGTGACCGTGCCCAAGCGGAAGGGCGGCGGCAAGAAGCGGCACCACGGCGCCAACAAGCCCGTGTGCTGCAGGTTCTGGCCCTGAGCCCTGACGTGACCGCGACGAGGCCGATCGCCAGAAGCGTGCGTTCGCGTCAATGTTACAGTAGGAGGACATGGATTCGTGTGCTTGCTTGGGTGCTTGTACAGTAGTTCGCGTGTTTGTACAATAGCCTTGGACTGAATTTCTTCGTTGGATTTGTGACCGTGGTGACCTGTAAATTCTAATGCTTCCTTTTGTAACAAGATTCGGATTGTGGTTTGATGTTCCAGCTGAACGCGGTGTCCGCTGCAGATCAGACGTTGCATGCTTCGGTGAGTGCATTAGCATCAATGTAGATAGGTGGATTGTGCGGAGAAGTCAAAATGATCAGGGTGCTGTGACCATGAGGTGGCAGCGCGGAGTCTGAATCCACATGGGACTTCAAGGTATAG
Proteins encoded in this window:
- the LOC117835391 gene encoding 17.8 kDa heat shock protein; this encodes MSLALSRMLIDRFFPDTGAVGDARPPMDWKETRDAHVFRMDVPGLAKDQVAVELVDGRILRVRGGKWDDVAAAAADKDGAVPGHGEGKEEGGDGAVRWHCRERPGARAFETQFRLPDDAAADEVRAAMVDGVLTVTVPKRKGGGKKRHHGANKPVCCRFWP